One genomic window of Oncorhynchus clarkii lewisi isolate Uvic-CL-2024 chromosome 5, UVic_Ocla_1.0, whole genome shotgun sequence includes the following:
- the LOC139408359 gene encoding gastrula zinc finger protein XlCGF57.1-like, with the protein MSKLQLLNEVLDEKLAAVPLEISVVVKTTIAEYQGEISRLKRAVARLRRLLDLVFKPEIKLQRLADLQQLTLTEKVIPEQSHCEQEWSPGLGPVESDTEESMWDSFNIITVENQTESDGESHNRESESTSDYEPPSEVSPDSDNSENGNVDGVESRIPLSGLKPLKSKRGRGRPRKGTSELPDLKCDVCGKCFTAARSLKRHQLNLHSEGRLTGQPKKKNCEFPDLKCDVCGKCFEKARNLQRHRQYRHSEERRHMCDTCGKCFIRKDHMTQHMKLHTEEKKHCCTECGKCFLHKSILKNHMGTHTGEAFKCDVCGKCMTTAGGLKVHQKNHTEKSHQCKECDKAYTFKGDLIKHVRIHTGEKPFQCKECGKCFSDKGSLPKHMMTHTEEKPHRCNECGKCFSLKGSLTAHMKIHTGEGVQCHLCGTHLKLKSSLKRHLRTHRRNSPNE; encoded by the exons atgtctAAACTACAGCTACTTAATGAGGTTCTCGATGAAAAATTAGCTGCAGTTCCCCTGGAGATATCCGTAGTAGTTAAAACAACGATAGCAGAGTACCAGGGAGAAATCTCCCGTTTGAAGCGGGCGGTTGCACGTCTACGAAGACTGCTGGATTTGGTTTTCAAACCAGAGATAAAATTGCAAAGATTAGCAG ACCTCCAGCAGCTCACTCTCACCGAAAAGGTTATTCCTGAGCAGAGTCACTGTGAGCAGGAATGGAGCCCTGGTCTGGGGCCGGTGGAGTCGGATACCGAAGAATCTATGTGGGACTCTTTCAACATCATAACTGTGGAGAACCAAACAGAATCTGATGGCGAGAGCCACAACAGAGAATCTGAATCAACCAGTGACTATGAGCCCCCCTCTGAAGTAAGTCcagacagtgacaacagtgaAAATGGAAACGTGGATGGAGTGGAGAGTAGAATACCACTGTCAGGATTAAAGCCTCTCAAatcaaagagaggaagaggacggCCAAGGAAAGGAACCAGTGAGTTGCCCGATCTGAAATGTGACGTGTGCGGGAAATGCTTTACAGCAGCACGTAGTCTGAAAAGGCATCAGCTAAATCTGCACAGTGAAGGGAGACTAACAGGACAGCCAAAGAAAAAAAACTGTGAGTTTCCTGATCTGAAATGTGATGTGTGTGGAAAATGCTTTGAGAAAGCACGTAATCTGCAACGACATCGGCAATATCGGCACAGTGAGGAGAGACGACACATGTGCGACACTTGTGGGAAATGTTTCATCCGGAAGGACCATATGACCCAGCACATGAAGCTTCACACAGAGGAGAAAAAACACTGCTGCACTGAATGTGGCAAATGTTTCCTTCACAAGTCCATCCTGAAAAATCATATGGGTACTCATACAGGGGAGGCTTTTAAATGTGATGTGTGTGGAAAATGCATGACGACTGCAGGTGGTCTGAAAGTGCATCAGAAAAATCACACTGAGAAATCGCATCAGTGCAAAGAATGTGACAAAGCCTACACCTTTAAGGGAGACCTGATAAAGCATGTGAGGATTCACACTGGGGAGAAACCATTTCAatgcaaagaatgtggcaaatGCTTCAGCGACAAGGGAAGCCTTCCAAAGCATATGATGACTCACACAGAGGAGAAACCACATCGCTGTAACGAATGTGGCAAATGCTTCAGTCTGAAGGGAAGCCTGACAGCGCATATGAAGATTCATACAGGGGAGGGAGTTCAATGTCATTTGTGTGGAACTCACTTGAAGTTAAAATCAAGTCTAAAAAGACATCTGCGAACTCATAGAAGGAATAGCCCTAATGAATGA